caaaaataattctAAAATCTGGGACACTTTTTAAACTGACAATTTTTAAACTACATGAATATTTTAAACGTTTTCTAAATTCAAGGGGTTTATTAAAATTTAGGCACATTTTGTAAAATTCATtatttgtttttcaaatttttaGAAATGTAGAAACGTTAAATTAGCCAACATTTTTTAGAAAGTTGTGAACAATTTTAAAATTCCATTAAAAATTAAAATCGACATTTTTTGGAAAATCTGGAACTTTTTATTTAATATGTGAACAATGTTTTAAAACTTCCACAATAGCTACTTTTGGAAAGAAAACCTTGCTCTAAACCTGTCATCCTAGCATCGTAGCCAGATTAAATTGAATAATAATCAGACCagtgtgtgtttgttcactcacaaCTCGCTACAGGCAAAGATGGTGACCTCATACAACCTAGTACATGCATAGTTTTTTCAAGAAACAAGGACCCGGCCGAGTTTCGGGCTAAGCTCTACAAAATGCCAAGCCAGGTCTGGGATATTTTTAGCCGAGTAACATGGTAAACAATTattccatatttaaatacaaaatGAATCATCACAGGACAAATTAATGATCCATTACAACTGTGTTTCTAAAAACACAAAATCCCCATTTCACTCTTTCTTGAGGAGAAAGTTGAGGCCGAAGCTCATTGAAGATGCCATGCTTTAGGCGCGGAGCAAGTGGCCTCATATATTACCTAATACATTGATAGGTTTTGTTAGAAACAAGGACGGGGCCGAGTTTTGATCTAAAAATGTGAAGCCGGGCCTGACACCTGTCCAACCGAGCAACATGGTATAAGACAACTTTTGTATTTCAAACTACATAAATCATATTGTGGCAAATTAATGAATCATTACACCCTTTTTTAGGTCCGATGAATTATTACACCTATTTCTCTAAAAAACAATCCCTCATTTCACTTTTTTGGGTAGAAAAGCGAGGTCGAGCCCATCCCTAATGTCGGGCTTTCGGTCCGGGCTGCCCATGCCCAGCTTTACCGTGGGGCACGACACACCCTAAATTTCGGTGCTAAAGGTCTCAttcataaaaataaatagaaaaggtTGCTTTCCATCCAATACCTCCCTTCTTCAAGACAAAACCTAAACTTGTATTCATAATCGCATAAACACTCAATTGGTTATGCTCCTTTTTACATCACATGAcgcaaagaaaaatccacgccacacGAGGAAACCTCCCTTTTTTCTGTTCGAAAGGATGATAATAATCACATATAAAGAACCGGTCAAACGGAACCCGTACGATCCGAACCGGACCCGAACTTTCAATACCTTTTCTAAAACTCGTGGATTTTTCACACATGTTTAAAAAAAAAACTCTTTTCCCTAAAATGAATGAAATGCATTATGAGCCGGCCTGGCCAGAGTGAAACATGAGCTCCTGCCAAACCAAACATATGTTGAAACATGAGCTAAGTGAGAAGATGTTCCTATTACTAGCATATATTGTAGGCACCAGTGGAGTAGGATTGATGCCTATCTACTTGTGATTTTACAGCCGTTGGGCGTTGGGTACTTGGGTGGGTAAATAATTGAAGAGGGAGGAGATACACACGGTAGAGCACTAGCGGTCACGTGCCTCGCTTCCTCTTCCGGCTCGCCGCGccgcgtgcagcagcagcagctttaCCCTCCCCACCAATTGCCCAAAACGATCAACCCCAAGGACTGCTCCCACGCCGGGCCGGCCGCCGGCCGGGGTTGACACACCCACTCCGTTCCACtccccacggcggcggcggcgccggatgGACATGAACGGAGCTAACCAAGGTACGGCCGCTCCATGGTTCCGGCCGGGCAAGCCTCTCTTCGTCCTGCTGGTCAGCAAGAAAcgcctctcttttttcttctctttcgATTTTTCTCACGGCTGTCTGCTTGCTCGCGCTGGCACACCGGCTGTCAGGCTGCGGCGAGGACTGCGACGCGGAGGGCTGCGAGCGCGGGGCGGACGGCTGCCAGGAATGCGAGTGGTGGAGGCTGCACTGCTACTGGAGCCACGCTGGCGACCACCCGAGGCAGttctccctcgtcgccggcgacgattTCGCGGACCATATGGTACGGGTTCAATGTCGCTTCCTTCCTCCCTCCCTTCCGATGTCTGTCTGTCTGTACTCTGTCGTCATGAGAATAGTGTTGGTTGGGGTAATGGTCAGAATCTCGCTGAAAAATAATGTTTGGTTTTCGTTCTACCCTTGGTGCCTGATGCTCTTCATTCTTGGCAAAGTTCAGATTTATGAGTCCATTAATATCAGGGAGACGGGCATTATTTCCTTTCTCTGGGATTTCAGCTCACGGGTTAAACATCTTTAAGTTCAGTTCACATACAGAAACTAGTATTTTACCTGCAATGTACTGTAGATGGCAAATATGGCGCCCCCAAAATTTGTCTGATCCTAATAAAGAGTTTCTTCTTGATATGTCCAATGTGTCCAGATTCCTGAAGCCCCAAAATTTTACCAGATATATTGTTTGAACTAGTAGAATCTAAGGCTGAACTGAACCAGGGACATGTTACCCATATTTTCTTGCAAAAAAGTATTCACATTTTTGATAGGACTATAGAGTAGTGGAGATATCCAAGTATTTGACCTCTGAATGTGTAAGATAATTGATTGTCAAGGTTAGATTGTTATTCCTGTGCTTGAGATAAATCAAGCTAAGCAAGATCCACTTGCCACTTAAGATCATTGCTCTCAGCTTTCTGCACCATCAAAGTGTTCATTCTACAGTAATCCTGCAACCTGAATTCTTTCTGTCTGAATTTCCCACAACCAGTGAAACATATGTCTCTAAATAACCAAGTGTACATTTCTTCTCCTTGGACAGCGCATACGACCGCCGGTTGCAAGCCATCTGAGAAACTTGATCACTGAGTTCGAGGAGATCCAACTTGAAGCTCCTGATGGCCGTGTGTACCCTGTTAAAATCGGTTGGGAGTTTGGTGACATTGTTCTTAGGTCTGGATGGCACGACTTTGTCAAGGTGCATCACATAGAACAAAACTCCTCCATCCGGTTTGTGTACCGTGGGAACTCCAGCTTCGAGGTTCACATATCCGATTCACCCGGTCACGGCAACTCTTCTCCACCACCTCCTCGTGATTGTCATGTGCCGAATGGTGAAGTCAATTAGGACCTTCAAGTCGTCGAGTGCTTTTGGTAACGCTTTTCTGATGGTTATAACACTCTTTTTTCTTGATGTGCAGAACAAGTGGTGCCTGATCCTGCACATGTTCAGACACCAATCAACATTGACTATACCGCATTCCCTGGGACCAGGCTAAGCCATGAACAAGAGAAGAAAGTGCTAGAACTAGCTCAGAGAAGCATGAGGTCTGAATTTCGTCTGCATGTGGCAGCTGTGAACAAAAGGAATGCCAACGGGGACTGCCATGTTGTAAGTTACATCCTTCCCCACATAATTTCCTGCTTGTGTCTGTGACTCCGACCGATCCATAGGCTATTAATTAATCCCAGCTTGTGTTCTTGCAGTACATACCCTTGACGCTTTTGGACAGTTTCAAAGAGGGGATAACTGAAGCTCCAATTCAGCTCAAAGCCCATAGCAACGACATGATATATGTTGTTGGCGCAAGCAAGCATGGTGACGATCAAGTAATCCTCCAATCTAAGTTGAGTCATTTTGTAGATGGTCACCGCATGCAAGACAACGACCTCCTCGTCTTTAGAAGCAAGGGGAAAGCCCAGCTCGAAGTTCTTGTCCTTGACCCGAGCGGTTGTGAGAAAACCTGGTTTGACACGGGAAACTCTTCAAACGTTTCCAGAGAAGGCCGTCGTGCACAAGCTCAGAACACGGCTTCAACATCCTTCGGTTGGGCTAAATCAGGTCAGAGCAATGCACAGCTGCCATATATGTGCATTCCTTCTCTTCATTTCACCACATTTTGGATGACTTTTGTGCTCATTGTGTGAACACCATAAGTAAGCATGGAATGTTTTTCAGGACTCCAAGCTCGCGAGTCGAATGAAGCAGGTTTACAAGCTCCTAGGTCCAACAACTACATATCAACCCAATCGACCCCTCTACATAGCCAACAGAAAGAGAAAGTCGAAGAGAGGGTTCGGGCAATTGGTTCCCAATTTCCTGTGTTTGTTAAAGTGGTTAGCTCCAGTGAGGTTGTTACCAAAACTTCTCTGGTGAGTTCAGATCGATACCACAACCAATACGTATAACCTGTAGTCGGTTTTTTGTTTTGTCACCCCACTACTTTTGCGATTGCGTTTTCAAACAGTCAAACTCACACGCACATAACCCATTTCTCACCTAAAAAACTTGCCACTGCAATTTTGAAGTAAAAAAATGCGCAGTTTTCTTCCTTTTTACCGgagaaaggctttcgccccgcttcatATATAAAGCAATGAACTTTTCTTCC
This portion of the Triticum dicoccoides isolate Atlit2015 ecotype Zavitan chromosome 7A, WEW_v2.0, whole genome shotgun sequence genome encodes:
- the LOC119333935 gene encoding B3 domain-containing protein LOC_Os12g40080-like; this encodes MNHSAGLASCVGGVSVRGLGGVGAASVLGGVGAASVLLGGVVEASSLRLGSGVGVGAGVGVDVVGCGEDCDAEGCERGADGCQECEWWRLHCYWSHAGDHPRQFSLVAGDDFADHMRIRPPVASHLRNLITEFEEIQLEAPDGRVYPVKIGWEFGDIVLRSGWHDFVKVHHIEQNSSIRFVYRGNSSFEVHISDSPGHGNSSPPPPRDCHVPNEQVVPDPAHVQTPINIDYTAFPGTRLSHEQEKKVLELAQRSMRSEFRLHVAAVNKRNANGDCHVYIPLTLLDSFKEGITEAPIQLKAHSNDMIYVVGASKHGDDQVILQSKLSHFVDGHRMQDNDLLVFRSKGKAQLEVLVLDPSGCEKTWFDTGNSSNVSREGRRAQAQNTASTSFGWAKSGLQARESNEAGLQAPRSNNYISTQSTPLHSQQKEKVEERVRAIGSQFPVFVKVVSSSEVVTKTSLYLGPEYASACLLTQPGRLRLLLDGDDRDWDCMLGLRKSNKTWWIDRGAWPKFISDVGLEEDDICLFELTDTSSLTMKVHVIRKSDIPAP